tggctggagaaatggctcagcagttaagagcactgactgctcttccagaggtcctgagttcaactcccagaaaccacatggtggctcacaaccatctgtaatgggatctgatgccctcttctggtgtgtctgaagacagctacagtgtactcatatacataaaataaataaatacatctaaaaaaagaaaaggaaagaaaagaaaaggaataagagaaaacaaaacagctagGTTGCCATGAGAACTACGGCTCAATAATTTTTCTCCAGCGAAGAGTTCCACGACCGGTTCTaggaggcctcccccttttgaGGTCAATCGCCTCAGCccgtggaacttgtcacacagatcctactggaggtggtgtaGCAGCCAGGGTGGAGGCTGTGGGCATACACACTTTGGATTTCTGGAGATGAACCAATGTCGCTAATGTGCTTGATTTCTCCTGTCCAAGAGGGAGTTGTTGTAAATGGGGCAAGAGTTTATGGGCACAGTTTGGCCCTGTGCAGGAGCTGAGGGTCTAATGGAATGATGGGGAAGATAAGAttaatgaagaagaggaagagacccCAAGAGAGATCTGTCTACCACTAATGGTCCAGGGCAACAGAGCAGACCAAGATGGCGGCAATTAGCTCAACCAGGCAGGTACTTCAAGAAGTAGATTAAAACGCCATTTTTCCTTTACTTCCATTTCTGTGGGCCTGTGTGCAGAGTGGGTGTATGTGAAcatttgcatgtatgtggtgaGATGTGTATGCGTGACGAGGCGTGAGGTTCACGTCTGGAACCTTCCTTGACCGCTCTCCGCCGTATGCGTACAGGTAAGGCCTGACTGTCAACCCTGGAGCCTGAGGATGTGGGTAGCTTCTCAGGAGCCAGCTCGCTCTGGGATTTAGAGGCTGCAATTACAGCAGGCCCTGCCCAGCCAGCGCttatgtgagttctgggcatCAGAACTTGACACTGGCACACATGTCTTATACACTGAATCCTATCCTCAGGCCATTCCCAGGGGATCCCCCACTTTTTAGGACAAGGGCTTACTATATAACcatggctggtctgaaactctaattgtagatcaggctggcttcaacatCAGAGCTattgcttgcttctgcctcctaagctcTACGTTGAAGGTATGCCCCTCCATGTCTAGCCTCAGAATACACTAAAActgtttctattttactttatgtatgtggatgctttgcctgtatatgtgttttgcaaatcatGTGTACAGTGCCCAAGGAGTCCAGAACACGGCACTGGATCCTTTGTGACTGGAGTTAGCGTTTCAGGCAGCCATGTGGGaggtgggaactgaacccaggtcctctgcaagaacggaAAATGCTCTGAACGGCTAAGCCGGCTCTCCAGCCTCCAGGAGACCGGTTTAGGAGAGCGATTGGCTTGGGGAGAGAGGCTGCCAGGAGGACGAGAGAGGTGGGGCTTCTCAACTTGTTGACCTCTGTCCACAGATTCAGAAGATCATTAAGGAGCCGGTCCCGGACAGCGGGCTGCTGAGCCTCTTCCAAGGCCAGAGCCCCCTCACCTCTTGCTGAACTCCAGGCCATGACTGAGACAACAGACTTACTCTGTCGTCGGTGGGAGCATCTGCCCTACGGGAGAGGAGGGGTGAACTGCTGGtcctggaaatgcaaatgagactcctgagtgctagaaggggtggggatgggggtagggagtggggggggtgggggggtggagggggtgggggggtggagggggggcgGGGGTTGACTGAAGAGAGGTGGAGAGGGGACTCTGCTTAGGTCTACCTCATAAGCAAAGGGCAAAAAAAGTGTCACAGACTGGGACCCATATTCTGAGTAAACATTGATGTGACTGTGAACTGAAACACTATTGCGTTTGTGGGGTGTCCCAGGGGCTACTGGGGGTGTGCAGGTGAGAGAAGGAGATGGGTCTTTGGAGGTTGAGGAGAGGGGGTGCCTCTTCCCACCTCCAGGCTGGGCCAACAGAGGCCACATCTGCAGGATAGGCAGTGTGTGCGTCTTGAGTTTCTGGCTGTCCCCATGTCTTAGGGTTTCGGCTGCTGAGACAAAGCACGATGATCaaaaagcaggttggggaggaaagggttttcttGGCATACACTTAGCAGATCATAGCTGGAACCAGacggcaggagctgatgtagaggccacagAAGTGTGCTATTGTAGGCCTTGcttcccatggtttgctcagcctgctttcttatagagtccAGAACCGCCTGGCAACCCCCACAATGGGCTATGACCCTCCacattgatcactaactgagaaatgccttacagctggatctcatggaggcggtTCCTCACCTGAGGCTGTTTTCTCTCGGATGAGTctagcttgtgtccagttgacacacaaaaccagccatacACCCCATCTCAGATAGTACAACCCCGCTGGCCCCTCTCCACGAGGCAGGCCCTCACATCCACGTTGTGCAGGTTTGCACCGAGGTGCCAGAGAAGGGCCTGGAAAATCAGACAGTGTGGCAGGGACAGGTTTCCCTCATGAAGCCCTTGCACGGGCAGTCCATAAAGCTATGGAGAGGAAGCCTAGGGTGGAGTGGAGTCAGCTGGGTGTCGGAGATGCCATTGAAGAGACAGATGCACTGTTCTTCTCAGGAGAAAGTCTTGCAAGTGAGTTTGCCTTTCTATACCGGTCACCACTCTCATAAGGGTTCCTGGAACACAAGCACTGTGGAACTGGGACAGCCCTTCTGTTAACTGAGATGGTGCCTAAGTGATTACCTGGTGTGTAGCATATACCGTGTGGATACGCTAGACACaggatttgttttctttcctttttttttcttaagatttatttattatttatatgagtacactgcagctatcttcagacatacaccagaagagagcatcagatccaattacaaatggctgtgaaccaccatgtggttgctgggatttgaactcaggaccttcggaagagcaatcagtgctcttaaccactgagccatctctccagcccccaggattTGTTTTCTAACAGCATAATATTTGCCAGTGGATGGCATACTGTTCCATACTGTTCAGAACGGAATGTAAATTAAGACGAATgctttatttctggaattttctgtgTGGTATTTGAAGACCAAGACCAATTGTCTGAACTAAAACTAGAGAGACTATGGATTAcatatggagggagagagggagggaggaaaagagggagggagggaggaagtcacTGGATTTCCTGGGACATCTCAGATTCCAAATCCAAATTCTTTGGAGAGAGCGCGAGCTGACTCGGTGGACTGTCCTTCTCTATCCATTGATGTCTTTGTAGGATGATGAGTCAGCTGACTGAAGGATAAGCACTTGATCCTACTCATTATGTCTCCCAGCCCCCGGGAACCTGATACAGGAAACACAGGCCAGCATAGATCTTATCTCAAGCCTCTTAGGACTGGGTCTGCAGGTCAGAAATGCTGGCCTTGAAAACCAAAGACCACCTCAGATTTCATGGATGTGTGACACCCTCAAAGAGGATGTTCTCATTGAggcaacccctcccccacctccatatCACTGTATTTCAGGGCCCCCAAGGCTCCTCCTGAGctggcattttctcatttgcttgtttgtgaAGATCTTCCTCCCCAGGTCTTCCAGGCATAATCTTGCTGGCTGCTACACTCCCAGACTCTACACATAAGTGCATCATGGGGACTCAGGACAGGGAAAGGGAGACTGCTACATGACTTTCAGCCCTCAAACCATAAAGCCAGCACCCAGCCGGCTTGATTTAGAGACACCGGAGCCCACCCcccgacacccccccccccccccccgtggagcATTCTCAAACCACAAGCTTGTGCACGAAGGTCCTGCCTGGCTTGCTATGCACGCAGGTCCTGCCTGGCTTGCTAACCAGCGGCTGGGTCTGGGCTGGCCAGAGTATCCTCTCCTAGCCACTGGCAGTAGCCACTGCTTGCCAGCTCTGAGTCTGAGAGATCTGGAGCCCACCCCCTGCAGCTCCTTACTGAGGAACCCCAGGTCTCCCTCTGGATCTGAGAGCTGGAGAAGGACAGGGCAgcatgcccaccccaccccatcacaTCTCCTAAACCCAAGGATGCAGGACACAAGTACACACAGGAAGGTGAGACCTGCCCTGGTCAGGACAGATAGACTAGAGCATTTTGGGGAAATCctaagagaggggagggaggcatAATATCACAGgcccacaatcccagcactgtctaaaaagaaaaaaaaaaaaacaacccaataaCCTACCATAAAAACTAGGTTTACGTTTTCTCCAATTCATACCTCTTACAAACTCAGAACTCTCCAGCTACATTGACCTGTCTTAGTGGCCTCAGAGTCCCACCTCAGGGCCTTGGCTGTGCAGTTCCTGCCCCAGGATCCATGCCTTCCTACAGCCTGATTCTGCTTAGCATTCCGCACCTTCTCTGGTCATGCAATGTCCAATAGTCCTCTCTCTCGGTCAGCCACATATTTTGTGTCCTAACGCTCATTCCAATCAAAAACTGGAAATTGATCTTGCTGTCTGAAGCTCTCTGCAGGTTCGTGTGCATTATGTACCCACAGAGACTGGGATCTTGTCTGCTTTGTCTGCAGAGTCTTAACACCAAGGCCTGGGCCTGATCCATAGCAATGCTCTGTGGAATTGAGAAACTGTTGAGACAGAGCAAACACCAAGCAAAGAGcaggtgtgttgtgtgtgtgagagagagagggaacggGGTGGGGGACCCATCcactgggaaggaagaagggaaaaagggaaaatgaaTGGCCAGAGATCCTCCCAGAGTTCTCAATCCTGTTCCTATGTGATATGCAGGAGATATGCAGGGGTTAGTCTCAAAGTGGAGAGCGATGGCCCTGGTTCTGGGAGCAGAGCTCTGGATTGTGGTTCACAGTGGGAGCCTGGGCTTGGTTTATTTTACACATTTatagggttctgggcatggaatCCTGGCTTCTTGCGTGTTAGccaggcactctaccaactgcGCAATATTCTTACATCTGTCAGGAGCAGGGAGGTTGGCTGGGCCTGAGATGGGTTTGGCCTGTGTTGATTGGGTTTCAAAGGGCTCCCCAGCTGTCCAGGACTCCCTGAGGATCACAGGCATAAGGTGCCTCCCAACTGTCTACCCAACCACAGCCTAGAGCTGCAGGCTCCAAGCTGCCCCCTTGGGCTTTCTGGGGAGGGAGCAGAAGATTGGAGAACCTTGGAGCCTGTATTGGGGTTGGCTGTCCCTGGTCTCCTGGGCCCAGAGCATGAGAGATGACATCGGATGCCACCTGGGGGTTACCAGCAGGGAGAGTCTGGCAGAAGCTGTCAGGAGTCACCAAGGGACGTGGTGTAGGAGTGAGCAGAATGTCATCAAAGAGATCAAGGGTTGAGGTGTCTAGGGCAACTGGGCTCAGGCTGGGGCTGCCGTGGGGCGCTTCCATGGGGGCCTCTGCACACGCCACCCCCAGGAAGGGGGACGGAGGCGGCGGAGGTGGCCTTCGGAACGGTGGTCTCTGAGCAGgcgctttttgagacaggatggtCAGAGCCAGGTGCTGGGTGGCGGCTTCAATCTTGGCAAACTCcctggagagggaggggaggagcgagggagatagggagggagcgagggagggaggagaggaggagagattcAGTTGTTTTCAGTTGTATGCCTACAAAGACCCCTCTTCTGAGTGCCGCCCTCCCGgctctcccttccccaccctgtGCTTCATCCGGAGATGAGTCTCTTCTTTTCAGGCccattcccccaacccccattacCCGTTATTTTCCTGGCCCCCGCCTTCATTTCCTTGAGTCTGACAGGTTAATAGTCTTCCCTGGGAAGTTCTGATTGCTGTAGGGTTGTGCACCGCACAAGGAAGTTCCTTTAGCCCAATCCTGGGCACATCTTGACAGTGAAGATTTATCATAACCCTATTCCAGTATATGAAAATTTAATGTCTCGGGGAAAGAGAGCCTTTCCAATCAATAATCGCAAACGGGAGCCGTGGGCCAGCGGTGCACCGCCATATTGATAAGCGAGCTTTCTTCAATTCTGCCCACCCCCACCTGTCTCTTGCCAGAAGCTCCGATACTCTCCTCGCACTCCCGCCACCCTAGTGGTCACGTGGATGGATTTCACAAACAGCTGGGGCTGAATTGTGTTTCTCCGAATTCTcttatttctaaaaattaatttttgttattatcttaacttttttacatttacttattttgtgtgtgtgtgtgtgtgtgtgtgtgtgtgtgtatgctccctctacctcctccctccccctctctccacaccaCACGTGACAGCTTTATGTgagtttctggtttgtttttttttgttttgttttgttttgttttgtttttttaatgtctatgtatttgtgtgagtgtatctggatgactgtggaggccagaggagggatatagacagttgtgagccaccgggcatgtgtgctgagaactgatcTCTGATTcgttggaagagcagcaagttatttttaactactgagctatctcttcagccctgttCCTGGTATTTTACTCAGTAAGTCAGGCTTGGTTGCAAGTCCCttcacttgctgagccatctagctGTCCCATAGCTGCtaatctgtatatatgtatatttctgtgGGAGTGAGCGTGGGTCGAGACCAGGAAACTTGAAAAGGCACAAGGTGGGAGCAATGAAGCTCCAAGGGCGGAAGACGCAGATGCAGGGGGTAGTAGAACGCCTGTGATGCAGCGGGGGAAGAGGAAGACTATGGGCGGAAGGCAAGTGAGGGTAgcgaagggggaaagggggggacgggggggggagACAAGGTGGGTGGGATCTATGTGTGTAGATTGGGTTGATCCCACCCACCTTGGGTTGATCCGAGAATTTCTGGACCTGCCAGCGGTTAAATAATGGCACAGACACTTATTAATATCTACAAGAACTTAGGCCTTTAGCTTGGGCTACCTCCCAGCTAGCTCATCTAATTGAATCTTAGCCACCACCCGCGTGGCTAGTTCTTTAAATCTCTCAGTCATCCGATTACCCGCTGGCAAATCTCTTGTCTTCTCCCAGAGACCACTCTCTCTGCCTGGAAgtcccgtcccgtcccgtccccccaccccacccccaccccgcttcAGCTATTGGCCGTCAGCACTTTACTAAACCAATCAACAGGCCAGGGAGAGAAGGATGTTGACAAAATACTGAGGCAGGTAATGATCCAGATTAACAGTACCCAAATCCAGCCAGCACTCAGCTCTCTGATGGTACAGCAATCAACGTCAGACTGCACACAGCGTATCCCAACTGTGTGTGAAAATGCcagaggtggggctggagagatggctcagtggttaacagcacaggctgctcttgtagagggccCAGATTCCATTCACAGCAAGCACTGGGAGGTTTACAagcatctgtagctccagtgccAATGgacctggcgccctcttctggtctctggggGCACTGCacccatgtggtgcacagacccgcatacaggcaggcaggcaggcaaaaacattcacataaaataaataaatctttagaaaaggTAAGAAAATCCCATAaggacagccgggcgtggtggcgcacgcctttaatcccagcactcaggaggcagaggcaggcggatttctgagttcgaggccagcctggtctacagagtgagttccaggacagccagggctacacagagaaaccctgtctcaaaaaacaaaaacaaaaacaaaaaacaaaaaagaaagaaaatcccatAAGGAAACCAGGTACTTTGTATACTAATTtctgaaattgaaattttaaagcGTGGGAAAAGCCAAACCTGTGATTAAGTCTACACATAATCGACAAGAATGCAGGAGAATTAGAGGCAAGTTGTCTCAGGCTAGCTTTATATCCCTTAATGGCCGTTCATGGCAGGTGCAACAGCACAcagctgtagtcccagcacttgaaaatGGATTTCAATGCCATCCTTGGCCACATACTGGATTTGAAGACAGCTGGACTATATGAGATTCCATGTCAGTAAAGATTCCAGAGTCAGAACAAGaaagagagggacacagagagagagggagacagagagagagacagagagagagagagagagagagagacagagagagagagagagagagagaatactaaatTATAATCCAAAATCAGCTGGGCACGAAGCTACACATATATAATGTCAATTCtcttggaggctgaagcaggaagattggtGGGTGGTTGATACCAATCTGGCTGAcatagtgagtaccaggacatAGAAATACTTTAtcatggggactggagagatgcctcagaggttaagagcactgactgctcttccagaggtcctgagttcaatccccagcaaccacatgatggctcacaaccatctgtaataggatcccatcccatgccctcttctggtgtgtctgaagacagcaaccgtgtagtgtactcatcatatatttTACATAACAGCAAGATTTgccattttctgtttgttttgagatagtgtcttgtGTATAGCCCAGGTTAGACGTGAAGTCCTTGTGTAGCAGAGGAGGACCTTGAGTTCCCGATCCTCTTGGCTCATTGAGCTGACATGAAGTACACCCGTAATTCCAGGAGGTCGAAGCAgttggatcaggagttcaaggtcattctttgtCATACAATTgtgtttgaggcctgcctggaacACACGAACCCTTTGTTTTTAGCGAGAGAAAACGAGTTCAGTGAACTCAATGGCACTTGGGCTCTCCcagatcttttatttttgagcTCCCCATCTTTGTGCCCCCACCCGCTGGGCGCTATAATTACAGGCTGGTACCACCTTGCttgcatttatacaatgaagaTGAAATCTGTACTGCATTCACGCTGCTCCAAGGTTGGTGCAAAAGAGTTTCTGCTTAGTATTATTTCAACTTGAGGTTTGATATTGGAATACATTGTTAATAAATGTTGATATGTTAAAACATCATTTCAACTCAGATTTCTCACTTTACGTTGCTTTGCTGATTTATTATTTGTAGCTCGtgtaatttattatttgtaaCTCTTGTACTATGGAAATGGCAATGAATAAACAATAAACAtcactgattttttgtttttgatttttaaaaatttgtttgttttgtctttttttgagacagggtttctctgtgtagccctggctgtcctggaactcactctgtaaatcaggctggcctcgaactcagagagatctgcctgcctctcccctccaagtgctgggtttagcTGCCTGGCctgagtgatttttttaaaactcgagtacaaaaacaaacaaacaaacaaacaaagcagagaagcagaggagacaACTTGTCACAGCAGTCATGCATCTGGCCCAGGAACTGGTAAGGAAGAAACAGAACCATGGTGACTCGAGACGTTGGGTTtgcaaggtgtggtggcacaaagctCTGATCACAGTTCTCGGGAGGGTAGCAGGCAcacctctgagttcgaggccagcctggtctacagagtgagttccaggacagccagggctacatagagaaaccctgtcttgaaaaaaaaaagttgttttctttctttctttcttttgttgtttttcaagaagttttagggactggagagatgtttcagcagttaagaacgctgattgctcttccagaaatctgagttcaatcccagcaaccacatggtggctcacaaccatctgtaatggggttcaATGcagtcttctggtgtgtgtctgaagacagctacagtgtacttgtataaatacaaaaaaataaatcttttttttgtaaaacaatgtccttctatacaacatagaaaaaattgttgttgtttttgtttgagacaaggtctcaccatgtagccttggctgtcatggaactcacgctgtagaccaggctggcctctactcatagaactccctctgcctctgcctcacaaatgcGGGAATTAAAGGCAAGCAACACCACACCGGGCCCAAGAACTGTTTCTTTGGACTGTGGCATGCAATGAAAAGTGtgttctggggctggtgagatggctcagtgggtaagagcacccgactactcttccaaaggtccgaagttcaaatcccagcaaccacatggtggctcacaaccatctgtaatgagatctgactccctcttctggagtgtctgaagacagctcagtgtactttatacaataaaaataaataaatcttaaaaaaaaaaaaaaagaaagaaaagtgtgttCTACACAACAACAGGCAGTGGCCAGCTCAGCACATCCCAAAGCTAacgtggagaaaaaaaaaaaagatcgttCACTCACTGTTCAGTGATCTGCAGCCAGTCTGACCCCCTAAGCTTTTTCAATCCCAGCAAAACCATTACATCTGAGAAACATGCTCAGCAGATCCGTGAGATGCACCCAAAACGTCGACTCCTGCAGCTGGCACTGGCCAGCAGGAAAGGCCCACCTCTTTTCCGTGCCACTGCTGGACTTCTCGTGAAGTATCCGGTTTTCAAAAGTGGAAGGAATTGGGCTATGAGGCTTTGCCTTGTTGGCCATATTCACCTGACCTCTGGACAACTGACTGACACTTTTTCAAGGGGCTCCATATATGGCATTTAAAAAGATTTCTCTTTAATTAGACATatggtctgtatgtatgtgtgtgtgggggtgcggGGGATATGTGCACGTGAGTGTAGTTGcccatgaaaaccagaagagggcttcagaactcctggaactgcagttacaggtag
This Mus musculus strain C57BL/6J chromosome 7, GRCm38.p6 C57BL/6J DNA region includes the following protein-coding sequences:
- the Gm36210 gene encoding predicted gene, 36210; amino-acid sequence: MHPGSPAAPGVSEPGPRELCAFVSGASAHMLRALQPRRIRPSKRRPNHRRFLHNQICREFAKIEAATQHLALTILSQKAPAQRPPFRRPPPPPPSPFLGVACAEAPMEAPHGSPSLSPVALDTSTLDLFDDILLTPTPRPLVTPDSFCQTLPAGNPQVASDVISHALGPGDQGQPTPIQAPRFSNLLLPPQKAQGGSLEPAALGCGWVDSWEAPYACDPQGVLDSWGAL